A region of Helicobacter ganmani DNA encodes the following proteins:
- a CDS encoding FTR1 family protein: MLREGVEALLIIMVLLAALQAANQTRGQHWVIGGASLGVVFSIVVALALVQLFPLAAAGTNREILEGAAGIAAVIVMIFVGAWLHSKASLTGWQAYIKSKMGQALAQGSLIGLGGLAFLSGWSGNIGVILIAYLMKIFAQKLPIHLMFRVMNWLIYALGFKILGVSVYVLCATIRYFTPS, from the coding sequence TTGTTGCGAGAGGGTGTGGAAGCACTTTTGATTATTATGGTGTTGCTTGCAGCATTGCAAGCGGCAAATCAGACGCGAGGACAGCATTGGGTAATCGGTGGAGCCAGTCTTGGGGTAGTATTTAGTATTGTCGTAGCTTTGGCATTAGTGCAGCTTTTTCCTTTGGCGGCAGCAGGAACAAATCGTGAAATTTTGGAGGGTGCAGCAGGAATCGCAGCAGTTATTGTGATGATTTTTGTTGGTGCTTGGTTGCATAGCAAAGCAAGTCTTACGGGTTGGCAGGCTTATATTAAATCAAAAATGGGACAAGCACTTGCTCAAGGTAGCTTGATTGGATTAGGAGGGCTTGCGTTTTTGAGTGGATGGAGCGGTAATATTGGAGTGATACTGATTGCTTATCTAATGAAAATCTTTGCACAAAAGTTGCCCATTCATTTGATGTTTAGGGTGATGAATTGGCTAATCTATGCGCTTGGATTCAAAATTTTGGGTGTTAGCGTGTATGTGTTGTGTGCTACCATCAGATATTTTACCCCTTCCTAG
- a CDS encoding LysE/ArgO family amino acid transporter: MSIFFKGFFLSLSLLVAIGAQNVFIIKQGISKNHIFVVSGICFFCDVVLMGFGIFGIGEFLAKNRILNLLIASVGILFVLYYGFLSLKSAFFAESHPKFLQSNSLSLKKTILLTLAVTLLNPHVYLDTVFVIGATALMFNFDEKIIFAYGAFTASFLWFFGLGYGALKLSQILIQITKIIDILIAIIMFFIAFSLLRYVLISS, encoded by the coding sequence ATGTCTATTTTCTTTAAAGGATTCTTTCTTTCCTTGTCCCTCCTTGTCGCCATTGGAGCGCAAAATGTCTTTATTATTAAGCAAGGCATAAGTAAGAATCATATTTTTGTAGTTAGTGGAATTTGCTTTTTTTGTGATGTTGTCTTAATGGGATTTGGGATTTTTGGAATAGGAGAATTTTTAGCTAAAAACAGAATCTTAAATTTACTCATTGCATCGGTTGGGATTCTATTTGTCTTATATTATGGATTTCTTTCTTTAAAGTCTGCATTTTTTGCAGAATCTCACCCTAAATTTTTACAATCTAATTCCTTATCGCTTAAAAAAACCATTTTATTGACTTTGGCAGTTACCCTTTTAAATCCTCATGTCTATTTAGACACGGTTTTTGTAATAGGTGCTACTGCATTAATGTTTAACTTTGATGAAAAAATTATTTTTGCTTATGGAGCATTTACTGCATCATTTTTATGGTTTTTTGGTTTGGGGTATGGTGCTTTGAAATTAAGTCAGATTCTTATTCAAATAACTAAAATAATAGATATTCTTATAGCGATTATAATGTTCTTTATAGCTTTCTCGCTTTTACGCTATGTTTTAATTTCATCTTAA